One part of the Astatotilapia calliptera chromosome 9, fAstCal1.2, whole genome shotgun sequence genome encodes these proteins:
- the htr5ab gene encoding 5-hydroxytryptamine (serotonin) receptor 5A, b isoform X1: MTYPNTSTLTVNFTGALDGHDSGGNIYRPFSVFSVLTLTLLAMLVVATFVWNLLVLVTILRVRTFHRVPHNLVASMAISDVMVAALVMPLSLVHELNGRLWKLGRVLCQVWISFDVLCCTASIWNVTAIALDRYWSITRHLQYTLKTRKKISNVMIALTWLLSSIISLSPLFGWGETYSEGMKCQVSQEPSYTIFSTFGAFYLPLCVVLFVYWKIYKAAKFRIGSRKSNTITPMAEVKEETQQPQMVFTVRHATVTFQTDGDTWREQKEKKAALMVGILIGVFVLCWIPFFITELIVPLCSCDIPPIWKSIFLWLGYSNSFFNPLIYTAFNKNYNNALRNLFSRQR; the protein is encoded by the exons ATGACGTACCCTAACACCAGCACGCTCACAGTCAACTTCACTGGAGCTTTGGACGGCCATGACTCCGGAGGAAACATCTACCGCCCCTTTTCTGTCTTCAGCGTTCTCACTCTCACTTTACTGGCGATGCTGGTGGTGGCCACCTTCGTGTGGAACTTGCTGGTGCTGGTCACCATCCTGAGGGTGAGAACGTTTCACCGAGTGCCCCACAACCTGGTGGCTTCGATGGCCATCTCAGATGTGATGGTGGCTGCTCTGGTCATGCCCCTAAGCCTTGTCCACGAGCTGAACGGCAGACTGTGGAAACTGGGGCGGGTCCTGTGCCAGGTGTGGATCTCATTCGACGTGCTCTGCTGTACAGCCAGCATCTGGAACGTGACGGCCATTGCGCTGGACCGCTACTGGTCCATCACCAGGCACCTGCAGTACACACTCAAGACACGCAAAAAGATCTCCAATGTGATGATAGCGCTCACTTGGCTACTGTCCTCTATCATCTCCTTGTCACCGCTCTTCGGCTGGGGAGAGACTTACTCAGAGGGAATGAAGTGCCAGGTGAGCCAGGAGCCTTCCTACACCATTTTCTCCACCTTTGGGGCGTTTTACCTCCCTCTTTGTGTGGTTCTCTTTGTTTATTGGAAGATCTACAAGGCTGCCAAATTTCGGATTGGCTCCCGCAAGTCCAACACAATCACACCCATGgctgag GTAAAGGAGGAGACACAGCAGCCCCAGATGGTGTTTACTGTGCGCCACGCCACCGTGACCTTCCAGACAGACGGGGACACGTGGCGCGagcagaaggagaagaaggcTGCGCTGATGGTAGGCATTCTGATTGGCGTGTTTGTGCTCTGCTGGATCCCCTTCTTCATCACCGAGCTCATCGTCCCGCTGTGTTCCTGCGACATCCCACCTATCTGGAAGAGCATCTTCTTGTGGCTGGGCTACTCCAACTCCTTCTTTAACCCACTTATATACACCGCATTTAATAAGAACTACAACAATGCCCTGAGGAACCTCTTTTCCAGGCAGCGATAA
- the htr5ab gene encoding 5-hydroxytryptamine (serotonin) receptor 5A, b isoform X2 produces MTYPNTSTLTVNFTGALDGHDSGGNIYRPFSVFSVLTLTLLAMLVVATFVWNLLVLVTILRVRTFHRVPHNLVASMAISDVMVAALVMPLSLVHELNGRLWKLGRVLCQVWISFDVLCCTASIWNVTAIALDRYWSITRHLQYTLKTRKKISNVMIALTWLLSSIISLSPLFGWGETYSEGMKCQVSQEPSYTIFSTFGAFYLPLCVVLFVYWKIYKAAKFRIGSRKSNTITPMAEVKEETQQPQMVFTVRHATVTFQTDGDTWREQKEKKAALMVSFIQMETAQQDCGEENPGEGGREHMYVCVTGMTSHSLSRPPLHPFACF; encoded by the exons ATGACGTACCCTAACACCAGCACGCTCACAGTCAACTTCACTGGAGCTTTGGACGGCCATGACTCCGGAGGAAACATCTACCGCCCCTTTTCTGTCTTCAGCGTTCTCACTCTCACTTTACTGGCGATGCTGGTGGTGGCCACCTTCGTGTGGAACTTGCTGGTGCTGGTCACCATCCTGAGGGTGAGAACGTTTCACCGAGTGCCCCACAACCTGGTGGCTTCGATGGCCATCTCAGATGTGATGGTGGCTGCTCTGGTCATGCCCCTAAGCCTTGTCCACGAGCTGAACGGCAGACTGTGGAAACTGGGGCGGGTCCTGTGCCAGGTGTGGATCTCATTCGACGTGCTCTGCTGTACAGCCAGCATCTGGAACGTGACGGCCATTGCGCTGGACCGCTACTGGTCCATCACCAGGCACCTGCAGTACACACTCAAGACACGCAAAAAGATCTCCAATGTGATGATAGCGCTCACTTGGCTACTGTCCTCTATCATCTCCTTGTCACCGCTCTTCGGCTGGGGAGAGACTTACTCAGAGGGAATGAAGTGCCAGGTGAGCCAGGAGCCTTCCTACACCATTTTCTCCACCTTTGGGGCGTTTTACCTCCCTCTTTGTGTGGTTCTCTTTGTTTATTGGAAGATCTACAAGGCTGCCAAATTTCGGATTGGCTCCCGCAAGTCCAACACAATCACACCCATGgctgag GTAAAGGAGGAGACACAGCAGCCCCAGATGGTGTTTACTGTGCGCCACGCCACCGTGACCTTCCAGACAGACGGGGACACGTGGCGCGagcagaaggagaagaaggcTGCGCTGATG GTCAGTTTCATCCAAATGGAAACTGCACAGCAGGACTGCGGAGAAGAAAATCCTggtgagggagggagagagcacATGTACGTATGTGTGACCGGGATGACATCACATTCGCTTTCTCGCCCTCCGCTTCACCCTTTTGCTTGCTTTTAA